In Desmospora profundinema, the sequence CAAAGCCGTTTCGAGTTCGCCCACCCACTCCCACTCCCGCAAGTCAGGAGAGCGGTAAAGGAGAATGCATCCCGTCTCATCCTTCTTTCTTTGCGCACCGATCACCGCAAAAAAGTGCTCGCCTTCTTTCCACACCTTGGGATCCCGGAAATGGGAGGTATACCCCTCGGGAGGAGCGGCAATCACCGGCTTCTCCCATTTCTCGATCCGTCCGTCCGGATGCATCACCGCCATACACTGGTATGGATGGCGCACCCAGTCGGCATCATGGGTGTTTCCAGTATAAAAAAGATACAGTTTTCCCTCGTGGACGATCCCGCTTCCGGAATAAGCCCCGTGGCTTTCAAAAAACTCCGTGGGCTCAATCCCCACCCCGACGTTGTGCCACCGCACCAGATCCGTTGATGCGGTGTGATACCAATGCTTCATCCCGTGTACCGGACCAAAAGGAAACCACTGATAAAACAGATGGTATTTTCCCTGATAGTAGGCAAAGCCGTTGGGATCGTTCAACAAACCGGTGGATGGCTGGATATGATAAGCCTGCCGCCAAGGCGACCCCTCCACCTGCTTTTGCAGGGCATCCAACTCTCCCGGATGCGCCTCCTGTATCCGCCGATATAACTCTTCTCTTGACCATTCCATCCTCGGTTCACCATCCTTTTACTCCCATTCATACTGCGAAAAGTGATCTATTCTCTGGGGCGTATCTGAACAATCCGTAGTGCCAGCCATACCGACCCTCCATTTTCTCATGAAAAGATAAATGGGCCAGACAGGCACTTTCAATCACACCATCCCATGCCCGTGCATGCTGCTCTTCCTCCTATCATCGATAGCCACGGACGATACACTTATTTATCTTAGCACGGTTGACGCCCCCGTTCATCGGCTGTTTTTTCTGGGCAACCCCTGTCCTGATCTTCTTTTTCTCGCTCCACACTTGACCCCTCTCCCGACCTCCACGTACCTGCCGCAATTCCGGCCAGAACCAATGCCATTCCGATCAAATGCGAATGGGTCAATGCTTCCCCCAACACCATCACAGACAACAGGACAGCGGTAAGGGGCATCACAGCGGTGAATAAACCCGAAACACTCCCCCTGACCCTTGACACGCCCGTATACCAAAGAAAAAAAGCCAACACCGTAACGATCAACGCATGATAGAGGAGCAGAAAAAGATCCAGTCCGGTCAAGGAAGAAAAATCAAACGTCCAGGCTTGGACAATGGCAAAGGGAAAAAAACAGAGAAAGCCGATTCCCGCCACTGCAGTGGAAATAGCCAACGGACTTAACCTGGGAGACAGGATTTTTCCCACCACCGTAAACAACGCTTCTCCAGCCACCGCCATCATCACAAGGAAATTGCCCAACCAGGAAAAGGTCACCTGAGTGTCGGAAAAACCAGCATGAAACTTCAGAATTGCCACTCCCCCTATGGCGAGTAGAAGTCCCGCTCCGAGCGATCGCTCCCACTTTTCTTTCAACAACCATACGGAAAGCACCGCCACCAGCGCCGGGGTTGTGGCGGTTAAGATACCCGCCTCCATCGCCGTGGTAAACCGAACCCCTACCAGCAAACAGATACTAAACAGAAATACCCCTGCAAAAGACTGAAGGGTCAACCAGCACCACTCTTTTCGTTCGATCCTCGGAAAACCCCCTTCTTTTATCTGTAACCAGATCAGCAGGACGGCCGCCGCGATTCCGAAACGAATTCCAGACGCCAAAAAGATCGGCAATCGTTCCGCCATCACCTTTCCTGCCACGACAGAACTGCCCACGATCATCATGGCTAAAGTTAAACATCCATAGTACAACCCACGTTTTTCCACTCTTCATCCCCCACTCTCCGTTTGAAAAACGGTATCACAGGGAGAAAAGAGGGTGTAGGTCCATTCCGCGGGGATTGGGATGGGTCCAATTCGCTTATCGAGAGAGCTTCATTTTTACCCATCAAAAAACCGACCCATCATGGGTCGGCTGAAGTGAATAACGTTCGTTCCATCATGCAAATGATCGCAAACTTCAAGCGACGCGTTCTATACCGGATAACTGTTGGAGCCGAGGCTTCAGACGGATGTAGAGGGGAACGAACACCAACGCGATCAAAAAGCCTTTCACCAGATTAAAGGGGCCGATACCGTAGAGAACCAGCGCCACTTTTTCCGGTCCCTCTATCGTCCAGTTGATCAGGAACGCGTAAGCCGGCAGGATCACCCAGTAGTTGGCGACGCTCATGATCACGGCCATGGTCACAGTCGCCGCAACCAGACCGGTGATGATCCCTTTCAGGCCGGTCATGCGACGGGCGATCCAGACGGTGATCACCACAAAGATACTGCCCGCGAGAAAGTTGGATAGTTCGCCGATGGGTAGCCCTGCCTCACTGCCGGTGAAGAGATAATGCAGCAGATTTTTGATCAGTTCCACTAACACCCCCATCCACGGACCGAACAGGAGTCCCGCCACCAAGGCAGGCACTTCGCTGAAGTCCACTTTCAGAAAAGCGGGAAAGAGGGGAAGCGGGAAGTTTAAGTACTGCATCAAAAAAGCAAATCCGGACAAAAGGGACACCATCGTCAGTTTGGCTGTCGTGAATCGTCTCGCCACCAGAACACTCTCCTTTTTGTGTATCTGATGACAACCGTACAACGAAAAAGGCCCGAAAAAAGAGATCCACCTCTTCTTCGGGTCCGGGAAAGAGTGCAGATTTAAATAAAGGTTTACCAATCAGAGAGATAAACCCTTCCTCCACTCCACGTGTACGTGTAGTCATCCTTCTCCCATCCAGACTATACTGTCGGTCCCGGAGTCACACCGGGTCCACCGCTCCTGACGGAACGGGTCACGGACTGAGGCGGTCACCCGCCATCACCGCCGGTCGGGAATTTCACCCTGCCCCGAAGGATTGAAACGTTATTCACTTACAAACATTGTAACGAAAAGCCTTTCTCTCTGGCAAGGGAATGGGTACAAGGTTCAACACCACTCACGATGGTTTCTCACCTTTGACCGTCTGCTCCATCACCTGCCGAAATACCCGGTGAGCTCGATCATCCTTGCTGTCCTCCACAGAACGGATGACGACCGAAATCGCATAACGGGGTTCATCCGTCGGACCAAAGCCGATCATCCACTTGTTGAAATGATCATAGTCCGGGCCCAGTTGAGCCGTTCCGGTCTTGGCCGCCATCTTGACATCGGAGGGTTTCAGAGATTGGGCCGTTCCGTCAGTGACAGCGGTGCGCATCATTTTTCGCAATTGGCGCAGTGTTTCCGGCTTTATCGATTGATCCACGGCCAACGTGTGCGGTTCAAAAGCGAAAAACGTTTCATTGTCATCCCGCTGAATCTCCTTCACCACCCGAGGATTTAAGGTTTGGCCGTCATGGAACAGTGTCGTCACCATATTGACCGCTTGCAATGGAGTCACCCGCACATCCCGTTGTCCAATTCCCGTCTGGGCAACGGCGCCTGCATCCCCGCGGGTAGCTTCATCGGAAAAGATCACCCCCTGGTGTTCCTGGGGGAGTTGGCGGAAACCTTTCTCCTTAAACACCGTTCCTGACCACAACACACGGCTTCCCAACCCTAAGCGATGGGCATACTTTTCAAGCGTCTTGCCGCCCAGGTTTTCCGCAACCTGGGCAAACACCACATTGCACGAATTGGCGTAGGCCTGTTCCAGGGTTTGCGTGCCATGTCCGTCAGGGTTGGAATCCCGCAAGCCGTAGCGCCCCAGATGGCCGTTACAGTGAAACTTATCGGTCGGTTTCACTTTCCCTGTATCCAAAGCGGCAACCGCCACCACCGTTTTAAAGATGGAACCCGGGGTGGTCTCCATCAACGCCCGATTATCCCATGGATTCCATTCCTTTTCCTGGTTGTACTCGCTGGGACGGCTGGCCACTGCCAGCAAATCCCCGCTGGCGATCTCCTGCACCAATACCGCCCCTTCTCCCACCGCCGCATCATCCAGGGCACGCTCCGCCACTGCCTGAATCCGTCGGTCCAGCGTCGTCAGCAAGCGATAAGAGGCTCCTTCAGAAGTACCCTCCACTTTCATCGAAAGCCCGTTCAGCGGGCGTCCCCTGCCATCCGTCGTGTAACTGAGCAAAGTGGACCCGTCGGCGCGAAGAAACGGTTCAAAACTGGACTCCAGCCCGGTCACCCCGATCCGGGAATGACTGTTGTATAGGCCATGCTCCCATTCTTCCGGAAAGCGTTGTTGGATCAAGAATGGGTTTCGCTCCACTCGACCAATCACTTGTCGGGCACCGCGGTTCCGCCAGCGGTCATCCGATTCAAGGGCATCAATTCCCGAGATCTCCAACTCTCTCACCATTTGAGCCTGTTTCTCTTTTAACACCAATTCCCTTCCATCCGGTTGAGAGAGGGCGGCGGGCATCGTTAACGATTTTAGTTGATGGACCAATTGCCCCTCGGTCCAACCCAGCAGCGAGGCCAGACGGCCTAACTTACCGTGATGAGCCTCCACCTGGGCTTGGGAAAAGGGGGAGGCGAACAAGCGCCAATCCCGCGTCCCCGTCAGGGATTCCCCATGACGGTCCAATATGCTTCCCCGACCGCTGTCCACTACCACCACCCGGCTTTGCTGTTCCTCCGCCCTGGCAATCAGGTCCGTTTCCTCTCGGGAGAAGGAAACCGATGAACCCATCTGCACCCCATACAATCGCCACAACAATGCGGAAAATGCGAGGATCAACGCGAGGGAAACCAGCCATGTCCGCTTCTGTCTGATGTATTTACCCCGTCTGAATTGAATCTCCATAACCGGACCGCCCCCTTGTTCCTCTCCAGCTTGGGCAAGCGAATCGGTCCATATACTTATCAACCTGGGATCTCTATTACTTTCATCTGGAAAGTCCATTGACATTTGTCCATGCTTACTCCCTATAATAGTGTGATTCCTATCATAGTTTGGTGCGATTATTCTGTCTATTTCTGACAAAGGGGTGAAAGTGTGGATTGGAACGACTCACCGCAACGGATCATCGGTGGCTTACGCCGGCTGAAACGAAAAGTGACCAATCGAATTTTGCCCTCCCCCCCTACTCAAACCGAAGCGGAGCGGAAATCCCCCCTTCCAGGCTCCACAGGGGAACACCTTCTGCAAAAGCAATACGGCACGGACAAACGCGCGTTGGCATTTTACAACCATCAGATGATGGACCGCCTAAACGACGTCATGATCGACTATATCGCCCGACAAGAAATGGTCTTCCTCTCCACCTCAGATGGCAACGGTGAGTGTGACTCCTCATTTCGGGCTGGACCACCCGGATTTGTCCGCATCATCAATGATCGACAGCTGATGTATCCCGAATACCGGGGAAACGGTGTGATGGCCAGCCTCGGAAATATCGTCGAAAATCCTCATATCGGGATGCTGTTCATCGACTTCTTCCAAACAGCCGTGGGATTACATGTAAACGGAAAAGCAAGTATATTGGAGAACTCCGAATTGCTGATTCAACCGGACTTACCGGATGTGATCCGGGAGGATATCCTGACGGAAGACGGGAGAAAACCGGAGCGCTGGGTGCTCGTGGATGTGGAGGAAGCGTATATTCACTGCTCCAAACACATCCCCTTGTTGCGAAAACTGGATCGGGAAATCGATTGGGGAACCGATGATGCGGCTAAAAAAGGCGGGGATCACTTCCAAGTGAAAAACGAAAGCCGTCCCTGGAAAAACACGCACTCCTGATTTAAATCCAACCTGCTTTACCGGTCTTCCATTTCTTTCTTTGGATAAGCCCCCTGCCATTAGTGGAGGGGGCTTGTTTAGGACCGATATTTTATGGCCTTTGCTTGCTTTTCTCGATGTTTTGTTCATGCTCTTTTTCCGTCCGGGCGAAGTAGTGTTTCCCTGTCCCGTCTTTCCGGGTCACATAGAAAAAGTAATCGTGCTCTTCCGGCTCCAAAGCCGCACGCAACGCCGCTTTGCCGGGATTGGCGATGGGACCGGGCGGGAGCCCTTCGATTCGATAGGTATTATAAGGGCTGTCAATTTCCAGATCTTTATAGAAGAGCCGCTCTTTTTGCTTTCCGAGTGCATATTGGACGGTGGCATCCACCTGCAGCTTCATGCCGTCGTCCAACCGATTATAGATTACACCGGCGATCCGGGGGAGCTCTTCCTTCACTTGGCCCTCCCGCTCGATAATGGAAGCGATGGTAACCCATTCATCTACGGTTAATCCCTTTTGGTCCAGTTTCTGCTTGATATCGTCATGCTCCAATTCCCGTTGAAACTGGCGCAGCATTTTGTCCACCAACTCATGGGGATCGGCATCCCGTGGCAGATTGTACGTGATCGGATACAGATAGCCCTCCAGCCGATGCGTTCGCTTCGGATCCGCCGGAATCTGTTGTACAAAATCATAGGCGTATTCGGCTTCATTCACCGCTTTTAGAAATGCTTCCCGTTCCACTCCCCGTTTGGCCACCCGATCCGCAACCTGATCCACGGTAAACCCTTCCGGAATCGTTACACTCATCACGTTTTGCGATCCATCCGCAAAGATACCCAGTATGTCTTGTGCGGTGGAATGGGGAGGGATTTCATACACACCCGCTTTCAACCCCTTGGACTTTCCTTCCAGCCATGCATAAAGAGCAAAAAGCCAGCCATGTTCGATTACGTTCTCCCGCTCCAATATTTGACCCACGTCCAAAACCGACGCCCCCTGTGGAACCTCTACTTCCACCGATTCGCCGCCGGACGAAAGTTGCAGTGATTGTTGTACATACCAGTAACCACTCACGGCAAGAGCAGCCGTGATGACTAAAGTCAACAGGATACTCCAGATCCATTTCATGTTTCCGGTGTTCCTCTCTTGATGATTTTGGCTCTCCCTGGATTGTACACGCTTCATTCAATGGCGGCAACCCCGGGAGGAATGCAAGGAATGAAGCTTGAAGAAAAAAGGGGTCCCCTGCATCGGGCAAACCCCTTTTCATCATTGGCCACTGTTCTGTGTCTGCGTTTTGTTGCTTTGAGCGATAAAATTCCGGTGCTGTTCATAGGTTTCCGCAAAGTAATGTTCCCCGGTTCCATCTTTCTTCGTTACATAGTATAGGTATGAATGCTGCTCCGGCTCCAATACGGCAGTCAATGCCCGCTCACCGGGGTTGGCGATCGGCCCGGGCGGCAGACCGTCGATTCGATACGTGTTGTAGGGACTATCCAACTTCAGGTCTTTATAATACAGGCGTTCTTTTTGTTCACCCAGCGCATACTGGATCGTGGCATCCACCTGGAGGCGCATATTTTTATCCAAACGGTTTTGGATCACTCCCGCAATCTTGGGAAACTCATGCTCCGCTTGTCCTTCCCGTTCCACAATGGAGGCCACCGTCACCCACTCATCGACGGTCATATTCCGCTCCTGCAAACGTTGAAGGGCACCGCTTTTTTCCATCCGGGCAGCGAATTGCCCCAGCATCAATTTTACCACATCCTCAGCATTGGCCGTCTTTGGAATATTGTACGTGCTGGGGAACAGATATCCCTCCAGCCGGTACGTCCGGTTTTCTTTCTCGGGGATGTTTTGGATAAAATCAAAATCGTATTCTCCCTCATCCACCGCTTTCAAAAACTCCTCTTTACTCACTTTTCCTTTTTTATCGATGGCACTACCAATTTGATCGATTGTAAAGCCTTCCGGAATCGTGACCGTGTAAGTATTCTGACGACCTTTGGTGAACATGTCCAACATGCTGTCGATGTCCATCTCCGGTGACACTTCATAAACTCCAGCCTGGAGCCTGCGGTTGCCGGTGAGGAACAAGTATGTACTGAAGAACCAATCATGGCGAATCAAATTCTCATCCTTTAACATGCGGCCGATGTCGGCTGTGGAAGAACCTGGATTAATCTCAAACTGGACGGGTTCATGACGTTGTGGAGAACTCAATGTGTAATCCACATAAAAATAAGCCAACACCGACCAAGCTGCGAACAAGGCCAGAGTGTAAAAAAGTCGCATCAGCCACTTCATCCGATGTGCTCCTTCTTTGCGGAGTTTCACCTTTTTTATGTTATCACATGTACAAAAAAAAATAACGAGGTTTTCCCCCGTTATTCGTCATCATTCGTCAAAATAGAGCATTTCGTCTATCGCGTCCGCCACTTCATCCCACTCGTTCTCGTCTTCCACGTGTTCAACCCGATAGGACTCCCCACAAGGGGTCACCCGAAAGACGTAAGCATCCGATTCCGGTTCTTCATCTGTACACAAGAGGGCGTAATGACGACCATTGATATCCAATTCGCGGAGCAGGTGATAACGGGAATCCGGATCGACACCTTCTTCATCACTGAGAATCAGTTTGGATCCCCAGATGGATTCCAGTACGTTTAACCGTTTGGCCATCCGCTGTTCCCGTTTATCCATCGGATTATCACCTGGCTCTCCCATTCACATGGATTCGTCTTGAAGCTGATCCTCCAACGTGCGAAGCACTTCTTCCACCATATCCCACTCCCCATCATCCTCGATCGGGATCAGGTTGATGTTTTCTCCATCCCCTTCATAGCGAAAGGCGTATACTTCCTGTTCCACGGCTTCTTCTTCATTCTCGTTCCCTTCCCCTTGCGTTTCATCCAGGGGAGTCAGGAGGATGTATTTGTTGCCGTTATCCTGTTCAAAACGGAACAGGACTTCAAAGGTTTCCTGCT encodes:
- a CDS encoding DMT family transporter, with amino-acid sequence MEKRGLYYGCLTLAMMIVGSSVVAGKVMAERLPIFLASGIRFGIAAAVLLIWLQIKEGGFPRIERKEWCWLTLQSFAGVFLFSICLLVGVRFTTAMEAGILTATTPALVAVLSVWLLKEKWERSLGAGLLLAIGGVAILKFHAGFSDTQVTFSWLGNFLVMMAVAGEALFTVVGKILSPRLSPLAISTAVAGIGFLCFFPFAIVQAWTFDFSSLTGLDLFLLLYHALIVTVLAFFLWYTGVSRVRGSVSGLFTAVMPLTAVLLSVMVLGEALTHSHLIGMALVLAGIAAGTWRSGEGSSVEREKEDQDRGCPEKTADERGRQPC
- a CDS encoding ECF transporter S component, with protein sequence MARRFTTAKLTMVSLLSGFAFLMQYLNFPLPLFPAFLKVDFSEVPALVAGLLFGPWMGVLVELIKNLLHYLFTGSEAGLPIGELSNFLAGSIFVVITVWIARRMTGLKGIITGLVAATVTMAVIMSVANYWVILPAYAFLINWTIEGPEKVALVLYGIGPFNLVKGFLIALVFVPLYIRLKPRLQQLSGIERVA
- a CDS encoding peptidoglycan D,D-transpeptidase FtsI family protein, with the translated sequence MEIQFRRGKYIRQKRTWLVSLALILAFSALLWRLYGVQMGSSVSFSREETDLIARAEEQQSRVVVVDSGRGSILDRHGESLTGTRDWRLFASPFSQAQVEAHHGKLGRLASLLGWTEGQLVHQLKSLTMPAALSQPDGRELVLKEKQAQMVRELEISGIDALESDDRWRNRGARQVIGRVERNPFLIQQRFPEEWEHGLYNSHSRIGVTGLESSFEPFLRADGSTLLSYTTDGRGRPLNGLSMKVEGTSEGASYRLLTTLDRRIQAVAERALDDAAVGEGAVLVQEIASGDLLAVASRPSEYNQEKEWNPWDNRALMETTPGSIFKTVVAVAALDTGKVKPTDKFHCNGHLGRYGLRDSNPDGHGTQTLEQAYANSCNVVFAQVAENLGGKTLEKYAHRLGLGSRVLWSGTVFKEKGFRQLPQEHQGVIFSDEATRGDAGAVAQTGIGQRDVRVTPLQAVNMVTTLFHDGQTLNPRVVKEIQRDDNETFFAFEPHTLAVDQSIKPETLRQLRKMMRTAVTDGTAQSLKPSDVKMAAKTGTAQLGPDYDHFNKWMIGFGPTDEPRYAISVVIRSVEDSKDDRAHRVFRQVMEQTVKGEKPS
- a CDS encoding pyridoxamine 5'-phosphate oxidase family protein, which translates into the protein MDWNDSPQRIIGGLRRLKRKVTNRILPSPPTQTEAERKSPLPGSTGEHLLQKQYGTDKRALAFYNHQMMDRLNDVMIDYIARQEMVFLSTSDGNGECDSSFRAGPPGFVRIINDRQLMYPEYRGNGVMASLGNIVENPHIGMLFIDFFQTAVGLHVNGKASILENSELLIQPDLPDVIREDILTEDGRKPERWVLVDVEEAYIHCSKHIPLLRKLDREIDWGTDDAAKKGGDHFQVKNESRPWKNTHS
- the mltG gene encoding endolytic transglycosylase MltG, with the protein product MKWIWSILLTLVITAALAVSGYWYVQQSLQLSSGGESVEVEVPQGASVLDVGQILERENVIEHGWLFALYAWLEGKSKGLKAGVYEIPPHSTAQDILGIFADGSQNVMSVTIPEGFTVDQVADRVAKRGVEREAFLKAVNEAEYAYDFVQQIPADPKRTHRLEGYLYPITYNLPRDADPHELVDKMLRQFQRELEHDDIKQKLDQKGLTVDEWVTIASIIEREGQVKEELPRIAGVIYNRLDDGMKLQVDATVQYALGKQKERLFYKDLEIDSPYNTYRIEGLPPGPIANPGKAALRAALEPEEHDYFFYVTRKDGTGKHYFARTEKEHEQNIEKSKQRP
- the mltG gene encoding endolytic transglycosylase MltG; this encodes MKWLMRLFYTLALFAAWSVLAYFYVDYTLSSPQRHEPVQFEINPGSSTADIGRMLKDENLIRHDWFFSTYLFLTGNRRLQAGVYEVSPEMDIDSMLDMFTKGRQNTYTVTIPEGFTIDQIGSAIDKKGKVSKEEFLKAVDEGEYDFDFIQNIPEKENRTYRLEGYLFPSTYNIPKTANAEDVVKLMLGQFAARMEKSGALQRLQERNMTVDEWVTVASIVEREGQAEHEFPKIAGVIQNRLDKNMRLQVDATIQYALGEQKERLYYKDLKLDSPYNTYRIDGLPPGPIANPGERALTAVLEPEQHSYLYYVTKKDGTGEHYFAETYEQHRNFIAQSNKTQTQNSGQ
- a CDS encoding DUF1292 domain-containing protein, which encodes MDKREQRMAKRLNVLESIWGSKLILSDEEGVDPDSRYHLLRELDINGRHYALLCTDEEPESDAYVFRVTPCGESYRVEHVEDENEWDEVADAIDEMLYFDE
- a CDS encoding DUF1292 domain-containing protein encodes the protein MDDNGQHENMTETVLISNEDGQQETFEVLFRFEQDNGNKYILLTPLDETQGEGNENEEEAVEQEVYAFRYEGDGENINLIPIEDDGEWDMVEEVLRTLEDQLQDESM